Proteins found in one Vagococcus carniphilus genomic segment:
- a CDS encoding thioester domain-containing protein — translation MKLKWFNVLMVLMTLLGTFFTSTVSVKASSLSLNEMTSYSYTGHSPNVGYVMTHQIYVLKMDGKKVFCIQSGIPTSSGEGYIPEIYISSKKEKLSQIAYYGYTVSILVLFGNISTNKWHFLLD, via the coding sequence ATGAAATTAAAATGGTTTAATGTGTTGATGGTGTTGATGACTTTACTAGGAACATTCTTCACTAGTACTGTATCAGTAAAGGCAAGTAGTCTTAGTTTAAATGAAATGACTTCATATAGTTACACTGGTCACAGCCCGAATGTTGGTTATGTTATGACTCATCAAATCTACGTCTTAAAGATGGATGGGAAAAAAGTTTTTTGTATCCAATCAGGAATTCCTACTAGTAGTGGTGAGGGTTATATTCCTGAAATATACATTAGTTCTAAAAAAGAAAAGTTATCTCAAATTGCTTATTATGGGTACACTGTGTCAATTTTAGTTTTATTTGGCAATATTTCAACAAATAAATGGCATTTTCTACTAGATTAG
- the coaA gene encoding type I pantothenate kinase, whose product MDERTNYYHLTRDEWRSFYRNGIAPLSDTELQQIKGFNDQISLQDVQEIYIPLTHLIHIYMKEYDSLHLSKGLFMQEFAPPAPFIIGVAGSVAVGKSTTARLLQMMLSRTFKRRNVQLITTDGFLYPTDELIKRDILDKKGFPESYDMERLLNFLNAVKNGEDDLKIPKYSHEIYDIIPDEFELITQPDILIVEGINVLQLPANQQIYVSDFFDFSVFVDAEPDLIESWYLERFEALLNLAKDDKTNYYYEYANGPRDAALGFAKKIWQDVNLKNLEQFILPTRSRADVVIHKTNNHTIDEISLRKF is encoded by the coding sequence ATGGATGAGCGAACAAACTACTATCATTTAACTCGTGATGAGTGGCGAAGTTTTTATCGAAACGGAATCGCCCCTTTATCAGATACCGAATTGCAACAAATCAAAGGATTTAACGACCAGATTTCTTTGCAGGATGTCCAAGAGATTTATATTCCTTTAACTCATTTAATCCATATTTATATGAAAGAATATGATTCACTCCATTTGAGTAAGGGATTGTTCATGCAAGAATTTGCCCCACCAGCTCCTTTTATCATAGGAGTTGCTGGAAGTGTGGCAGTTGGGAAAAGTACAACCGCAAGACTCCTTCAGATGATGTTATCTAGAACATTCAAGCGACGTAACGTTCAACTTATTACAACGGATGGCTTTTTATATCCAACTGATGAGTTAATCAAACGAGATATTTTGGATAAAAAAGGATTTCCTGAAAGTTACGACATGGAAAGATTACTTAATTTCTTAAATGCCGTAAAAAATGGAGAAGATGATTTAAAGATTCCTAAATACTCTCATGAAATTTATGATATTATTCCTGATGAATTTGAGTTAATCACACAACCTGACATATTAATCGTTGAAGGAATCAATGTTTTACAGCTTCCTGCTAACCAACAAATCTATGTTAGTGACTTTTTTGATTTCTCTGTTTTTGTCGATGCAGAGCCTGATTTAATCGAATCATGGTACTTAGAACGCTTTGAAGCATTATTAAACCTTGCAAAAGATGACAAAACTAATTATTATTATGAATATGCGAATGGACCAAGAGATGCCGCTTTAGGTTTTGCGAAGAAAATTTGGCAAGATGTGAACTTAAAGAATTTAGAACAGTTTATTTTACCAACTAGAAGTCGCGCAGATGTGGTTATTCATAAAACAAATAACCATACTATTGATGAAATCTCTTTGAGGAAATTCTAA
- a CDS encoding Mov34/MPN/PAD-1 family protein, giving the protein MLKIIIPSNIKILIKEQLISNGENEIGGTLLAEKIGNNSFKIKELTTQKRSGTKVFFVREWTIGLNRYFHNFFKRTNHEYSRFNYIGEWHSHPLFEVHPSQTDISTMNDLINFKIPDANFLILLIVKLDSNQEIEASVTCFLKNGYFENAELKWED; this is encoded by the coding sequence ATGCTAAAAATAATAATACCAAGTAATATAAAAATACTGATTAAAGAGCAACTAATTTCAAATGGTGAAAATGAAATTGGTGGGACACTGTTAGCTGAAAAAATTGGTAATAATTCATTCAAAATCAAAGAATTAACAACTCAGAAAAGAAGTGGTACAAAAGTTTTTTTTGTAAGAGAGTGGACAATAGGATTAAATCGATATTTTCATAATTTTTTTAAGAGAACAAATCATGAGTATTCTAGATTTAATTATATTGGTGAGTGGCACTCTCATCCATTATTTGAAGTTCATCCGAGTCAGACAGATATTTCCACAATGAATGATTTGATAAATTTCAAAATACCTGATGCGAATTTTTTAATCTTATTAATTGTAAAGCTTGATTCAAATCAAGAAATAGAAGCTTCAGTAACATGTTTTTTGAAAAATGGATATTTTGAAAACGCTGAATTGAAGTGGGAGGATTGA
- a CDS encoding class I SAM-dependent methyltransferase codes for MGNHYYTNQPEVAHDRKKWTFPLRGKNFTFITDSNVFSKGTVDFGSRVLIDAFDDTNLPEGDILDVGCGYGPIGLSLAHSTGRHVEMVDVNERAVELAKENADLNGIKHVTIYPSNIYEKVDRTDFAAVVSNPPIRAGKSVVHGIIEESYDKLVKSGTLTIVIQKKQGAPSAKKKMEEIFGNAEVVAKEKGYFIIVSEK; via the coding sequence ATGGGAAATCATTATTATACGAACCAGCCAGAAGTTGCTCATGACCGAAAAAAATGGACATTTCCTTTAAGAGGAAAAAACTTTACATTTATCACTGACAGTAATGTTTTTTCAAAAGGCACAGTTGATTTTGGTTCAAGAGTCTTGATTGATGCTTTTGACGATACCAATTTACCAGAAGGTGACATTTTAGATGTTGGCTGTGGTTACGGTCCGATTGGCTTATCTTTAGCTCATAGTACTGGTCGACATGTTGAAATGGTAGATGTTAATGAACGAGCTGTTGAATTGGCAAAAGAAAATGCTGATTTAAATGGTATTAAACATGTGACAATCTACCCATCTAATATTTATGAAAAAGTGGATAGAACAGATTTTGCAGCAGTTGTCAGTAACCCACCGATTAGGGCAGGAAAATCAGTCGTTCATGGTATCATTGAAGAGTCTTATGATAAACTAGTAAAAAGCGGAACGCTAACGATTGTTATTCAAAAGAAACAAGGTGCTCCTAGTGCAAAGAAAAAAATGGAAGAGATTTTTGGTAACGCAGAAGTGGTAGCAAAAGAAAAAGGCTATTTTATTATAGTGAGCGAAAAGTAG
- a CDS encoding DUF6602 domain-containing protein: MGKVDIKELFYNMQQEMIFNLKTLDAVTHSGTKGEATEDSWLDFFKTYLPKRYKSDKAIVIDHEGNTSDQIDIVVYDRQYCPMVFEHNSAKYIPAESVYAVFEVKQVLNSSHLTYASNKAKSVRNLKRTSADIYHAGGVQKGNPPKSIIAGILTTRCDWKDGMNSTSLYSNLKKNEESVIEIGCSLDAGTFTFENSKFQSSTKDESLIYFFIQFHEMLRKKGTVTALDILAYASALDSI; the protein is encoded by the coding sequence ATGGGAAAAGTTGATATTAAAGAATTATTTTATAACATGCAACAAGAAATGATTTTTAATCTTAAGACTTTAGATGCTGTTACTCATTCTGGAACAAAAGGAGAAGCTACAGAAGATAGTTGGTTAGATTTTTTTAAAACATATCTACCAAAAAGATATAAATCTGATAAAGCAATTGTAATAGATCATGAGGGAAATACTAGTGATCAAATTGACATAGTCGTTTATGATAGGCAATATTGTCCTATGGTGTTTGAACATAACAGTGCCAAATATATTCCAGCAGAAAGTGTTTATGCTGTTTTTGAAGTCAAACAAGTATTAAATTCTAGTCATCTAACCTATGCCTCAAACAAGGCTAAGAGTGTGCGAAATCTTAAAAGAACTTCAGCAGATATATATCATGCAGGTGGCGTTCAAAAAGGAAATCCACCTAAATCAATTATTGCGGGTATTCTGACAACTAGATGTGATTGGAAAGACGGAATGAATAGTACCTCTTTATATAGTAATTTAAAGAAAAATGAGGAATCAGTTATAGAAATTGGATGCAGTTTAGATGCAGGTACATTTACGTTTGAAAATAGTAAATTCCAATCAAGTACTAAAGATGAATCGTTAATTTACTTCTTTATTCAATTTCATGAAATGTTACGCAAGAAAGGTACTGTTACTGCGTTAGATATTCTTGCGTATGCATCTGCCCTAGATTCTATTTAG
- a CDS encoding DNA cytosine methyltransferase yields the protein MELIQITNLTLGSLFDGIGVFPLAAIRNNITPIWASEIEKAPIRITKRQFPNMVHLGDLTKLKRSSIPPVDMITFRSPCQNLSTIGNREGLAGKKSNLFYEAIRIIEEMRNATDGNYPTLAIWENVMGAFSSNDRMDFKAVLESFLKTEVPIPPSHRWANAGMVRGRNADVCWRVLDSQYWGVPQRRRRIFLVADFRKFRARKILFNTEGMQSDIESSYKGRLFTTKDNRILSIETRRSIQIFPFQERRMRTYAKEGNKKGFISSFGRSTDPFPTLLAGTVDTFAFWHDGLESEGFVRRLTPLECERLMGLPEGWTEYGNDNKIISESARYKALGNSIVLPCADFILSNVAKVYGKEKTK from the coding sequence ATGGAGTTGATTCAAATAACAAATTTAACACTAGGCAGTTTATTCGATGGAATAGGTGTGTTTCCTCTTGCTGCCATAAGAAACAACATCACACCAATTTGGGCCAGTGAAATAGAAAAAGCCCCAATCAGAATTACTAAACGTCAGTTTCCAAATATGGTTCATCTTGGTGATTTAACAAAATTAAAACGTAGTTCTATTCCACCAGTTGATATGATTACTTTCAGATCACCTTGTCAGAATCTATCAACCATTGGTAATCGTGAAGGTTTGGCTGGTAAGAAGTCGAACCTTTTTTATGAAGCTATCAGAATAATTGAAGAAATGAGGAATGCTACTGATGGAAACTATCCAACTCTCGCTATTTGGGAAAACGTCATGGGAGCTTTTTCATCAAATGACCGAATGGATTTTAAAGCCGTGTTGGAATCCTTCCTTAAAACCGAAGTTCCAATTCCTCCCTCTCATAGATGGGCAAACGCCGGAATGGTGCGAGGGAGAAATGCTGATGTCTGTTGGCGAGTCCTTGATAGTCAATATTGGGGTGTGCCCCAACGTCGTAGAAGAATCTTTCTCGTCGCAGATTTTAGAAAGTTCCGTGCTAGAAAAATACTTTTTAACACCGAAGGAATGCAGTCGGATATTGAATCTAGCTACAAAGGCAGGTTGTTCACCACCAAAGACAATCGAATCCTTTCTATTGAGACAAGGCGGAGCATACAAATCTTCCCTTTTCAAGAAAGACGAATGCGAACCTACGCTAAAGAAGGAAATAAAAAAGGGTTTATCTCAAGCTTCGGCAGATCAACTGACCCTTTTCCCACTCTCTTAGCTGGTACCGTTGATACTTTTGCTTTTTGGCATGATGGCTTGGAATCAGAGGGATTTGTTAGAAGATTAACACCACTTGAATGTGAACGATTAATGGGACTACCAGAAGGTTGGACGGAATACGGAAATGATAACAAAATAATTAGTGAATCAGCCAGGTATAAAGCATTAGGTAATTCTATTGTTTTACCATGTGCTGATTTTATTTTGTCCAATGTTGCTAAAGTATATGGAAAGGAGAAAACAAAATGA
- a CDS encoding acyl-CoA thioesterase: MFIELPKTKKCRESRIIQTHRVFPSDLNAFGALYGGKLMSLIDDTTSISASRHCRRPSMTASTDKLDFLHPIYENHSVCVESYVSGTGKKSMEIFAKVLGENLETGERYLAATCFMTFVVVETEYNFKGVPGVIPETNEEKMIHQGYEKRRAIRMKELEHNKDLGNHISLSIPWMDGSDLGE; the protein is encoded by the coding sequence ATGTTTATTGAGTTACCAAAAACAAAAAAATGCCGCGAATCGAGAATTATTCAAACGCACCGGGTTTTCCCTTCTGATTTAAACGCGTTTGGCGCACTTTATGGCGGTAAGTTGATGTCTTTAATTGATGACACAACTTCTATCTCTGCTTCAAGACACTGCAGAAGACCAAGTATGACTGCTTCTACCGACAAACTAGATTTTCTTCATCCAATTTATGAAAATCATTCTGTTTGTGTAGAATCTTATGTCTCAGGTACTGGTAAAAAATCAATGGAGATTTTTGCAAAAGTCTTAGGTGAAAACTTAGAAACAGGCGAACGCTACTTAGCTGCCACTTGTTTTATGACTTTTGTTGTCGTTGAAACAGAGTATAACTTTAAAGGCGTACCTGGCGTTATTCCAGAAACAAATGAAGAAAAAATGATTCATCAAGGATACGAAAAGAGACGTGCCATAAGAATGAAAGAATTAGAGCACAACAAAGACTTAGGCAATCATATCTCATTAAGTATTCCTTGGATGGATGGCTCTGATTTAGGAGAATAG
- the guaA gene encoding glutamine-hydrolyzing GMP synthase translates to MEKIIVLDFGSQYNQLITRRIREFGVFSELMSHKITVEEIKEIAPKGIIFSGGPNSVYDEESFSIDPEIFELGIPILGICYGMQLMTHKLGGVVKSAGAPEYGKAMIDVTDSSTKLFKSLPEHHQVWMSHGDLVTEVPAGFDVVATSESCPISAMENQEKGLYAVQFHPEVRHSEHGNDVLRHFAFDICGAKGDWSMESFIDVEINKIREQVGDKKVLLALSGGVDSSVVGVLLQKAIGDQLTCIFVDHGLLRKDEGDQVMDSLAGKFGLNIIRVNAKERFLGKLAGVSDPETKRKIIGNEFIYLFDDEAAKLDGIDFLAQGTLYTDVIESGTDTAEVIKSHHNVGGLPEDMEFELIEPLNTLFKDEVRALGIELGMPESLVWRQPFPGPGLGIRVLGEITEEKLEIVRESDAILREEIAKAGLDRDIWQYFTVLPGIRSVGVMGDGRTYDYTVGIRAITSIDGMTADFARIDWDLLQKISVRIVNEVAHVNRIVYDITSKPPATVEWE, encoded by the coding sequence ATGGAAAAAATCATTGTTTTGGATTTTGGTAGCCAATACAATCAATTAATTACACGCCGCATTAGAGAGTTTGGAGTTTTCTCTGAATTAATGAGCCACAAAATCACTGTGGAAGAAATCAAAGAAATTGCACCTAAAGGTATTATCTTCTCAGGTGGACCAAACAGCGTTTATGACGAAGAGAGTTTCTCAATTGACCCTGAAATTTTTGAATTAGGCATTCCTATTTTAGGTATTTGCTACGGTATGCAATTAATGACTCACAAATTAGGTGGCGTTGTTAAAAGTGCTGGAGCTCCAGAATACGGAAAAGCCATGATAGATGTTACTGATTCATCTACAAAATTATTTAAGAGCTTGCCTGAACATCATCAAGTATGGATGAGTCATGGTGACTTAGTAACAGAAGTTCCTGCAGGATTTGACGTTGTAGCGACAAGTGAAAGCTGCCCTATTTCAGCGATGGAAAACCAAGAAAAAGGCCTTTATGCCGTTCAATTCCATCCAGAAGTCCGTCACTCTGAACATGGTAACGACGTTCTACGTCATTTTGCTTTTGATATTTGTGGCGCTAAAGGTGATTGGTCAATGGAAAGCTTCATTGATGTTGAAATCAACAAAATCCGTGAACAAGTTGGCGACAAAAAAGTCTTGCTAGCTCTTTCTGGTGGTGTAGATTCAAGTGTCGTTGGTGTTCTTTTACAAAAAGCAATTGGCGATCAATTAACTTGTATCTTCGTAGACCACGGTTTATTACGTAAAGACGAAGGCGATCAAGTAATGGATAGTTTAGCTGGTAAATTCGGCTTAAATATCATCCGTGTGAACGCTAAAGAGCGTTTCTTAGGCAAATTAGCTGGCGTTTCTGATCCGGAAACAAAACGTAAAATCATTGGTAATGAATTCATTTACTTATTCGATGATGAAGCAGCTAAATTAGATGGTATTGATTTCTTAGCTCAAGGTACTTTATACACTGACGTTATCGAAAGTGGTACTGATACAGCTGAAGTTATTAAATCACATCATAACGTTGGTGGCTTACCTGAAGACATGGAATTCGAATTAATCGAACCATTAAATACTTTATTTAAAGATGAAGTACGTGCTTTAGGAATTGAGCTTGGCATGCCTGAATCATTAGTATGGCGCCAACCATTCCCAGGACCTGGATTAGGTATCCGTGTTCTTGGTGAAATTACAGAAGAAAAATTAGAAATCGTCCGCGAAAGTGACGCGATTTTACGTGAAGAAATTGCTAAAGCTGGCTTAGACCGCGACATCTGGCAATACTTTACAGTTCTACCAGGCATCCGCTCAGTAGGTGTTATGGGAGACGGTCGTACTTATGACTACACTGTAGGTATCCGTGCCATTACATCAATTGATGGAATGACTGCTGACTTCGCTCGTATTGATTGGGACTTATTACAAAAAATCTCAGTTCGTATCGTAAACGAAGTGGCTCACGTTAACCGTATCGTGTACGACATTACGAGTAAACCACCTGCAACAGTAGAGTGGGAATAA
- a CDS encoding SGNH/GDSL hydrolase family protein, whose translation MKKIILFGDSITAGYENGLTDFRLNERIMAQVEDVEIINAGIPGDTTRGARARLSDHVLKYDPDIVTVFFGANDVSNLTGLSIEEYEENLDEIVKEIGISKVILIGVPFCDQTIYQDERPMDQLKAFNSVAQNLTTKYRLDYIDMLSEMQQVDPSIYLQRDGIHFSNEGYDLLGQLISQTINNR comes from the coding sequence ATGAAAAAAATCATTCTTTTTGGCGACAGCATTACAGCTGGCTATGAAAATGGCTTAACCGATTTTCGATTAAACGAACGAATAATGGCACAAGTTGAAGACGTTGAAATAATAAATGCAGGAATTCCAGGGGATACAACAAGAGGAGCAAGAGCCCGTTTAAGTGATCATGTTTTAAAATATGATCCTGATATAGTAACAGTCTTTTTTGGTGCAAATGATGTGTCAAATTTGACAGGGCTTTCTATAGAAGAATATGAAGAAAATTTAGACGAAATAGTTAAAGAAATAGGTATTTCAAAAGTTATATTAATTGGTGTTCCATTCTGTGATCAAACTATTTATCAAGATGAAAGACCAATGGACCAATTAAAAGCATTTAACAGTGTTGCGCAAAATTTAACGACTAAATATCGCTTGGACTATATAGATATGCTTTCAGAGATGCAACAAGTCGATCCGTCGATTTATCTACAAAGAGACGGTATTCATTTCTCAAATGAAGGTTACGATTTACTTGGACAACTGATTAGTCAAACAATTAATAACCGATAG